Genomic window (Daucus carota subsp. sativus chromosome 5, DH1 v3.0, whole genome shotgun sequence):
ATTGTGCAAGCTTTAGCTAGAGAGATGGTGTCCATTCAAGCAGCTTCAGAAATGACATCTAACGATCCAAATGGTGAACAAACCAAGAAAGTGGCACGATATTCTGAACAAGACTCTCCAATCTCCAAACACAACCAAGACTTCGACAAAACTGCATCATCTATGAGCAGAATTGCATTGTAAGAATCAATAGCATTACTTCCGGAAAGAATGGATCAAAAGACTATTTTGGGAAAGCGCATGAGATCAGACAAAAAAGGAGTGGCCCTTTTGGCTCAACAGTCTGAGCAATACAATAGAACTAGGGCAGCAGATTGAAACTGAAGATGGAAACTGGTTCATGGAATTCCTTGACAGAACAATGGATAAGGGTTTGAAGAAATCTAAAGATAAAGTCAAAGCTGATGCTCGAAAAATTCccatttttcaaccaatttgtTGGCCTTATTGGTGCCTTTACCTTCTGGCCTATGACAGTATATTTCCCAGTAGAGGTGTATCTCTCCCAAAGAAAAGTTAAAAGATTTCCCAGAGCATGGAATGGCCTGCAGATATTGAGTTTCTTTTGGTTGATAGTATCTCATCTAGCTGCTGTTGGTTCTTCTGTTCATGGCTTGTCATATCTCTTCAGAAATATGAGCTATTCCAAAATGTATGTAATATAGTATATTCTTTATCTATAAACCATCTTGCCGCATATTTTAGTGAAGTTATTTGTGACCTGACAAGATATTTCAACCATGTGGTTTGTAGAAATTTATAGTTGTTCAGTTTCTATATGATGACTGACTTCAAATTTTCAATTGTTTTTCTAGAAATTTAGCGTTATATAACAGATTTTGTATTCATTCTATGAACATTCATTCAGTCAGCTTACACacatcaaattgtagttttttTACTTAATGAAGTATGTAGATTGTGAgcatttcttcatcttctttagCTTAGATTGATCAGCTTTCAGGATCCAAAATTAAtcctatataataattaattaaaaattatatgtttaatCCGATCCCGGCATGAATAATCTTTATAGctgtttcttttaaaatataattattcaacGTACATAATAGTTGGTCTATATAATAAGCGAACTGATGTTATAACTACTCAAACAGACACGGCTACACTTGAACTAACATAAGACTGTAATTAAGACCGAGCGAGCCAAGTTTCAATTCGGGTATAATTCGAACCGAAGTTAGCCGAGCCGAATCATTTAAATAATCGAGCCTTAACctctcgactcgtttaatttcacgagtcgagccgaTCCGGCTTGTTTAACTCAACGAGCCGATTATAACGAGTTTGGCGagtcgactcgtttaattttatatttaatcgaGTCTAAACCTCTATCCGAACTCTCgaattagtttaatttaaaattttatatttattgaattaattcactctcgaattagtttaatttatgaatatatacaattaatataattaagtggatattaatcaattaattataaaaatatgaagcGTTCAAGTTCAAAATAAAATGACTCCTGCAAGGGAGTACAGTCGAGCCCTAGCTCCCTAGAGTGTGTATGGTCGATTCCCAAGAATGTGTGCAAGAAAAACGAAGTACAAAGTACCTAGAGGGCTGTTTGGTTGAATCCCAGAGACATGGCCTCAAAACTGTCATAAAGCTATACTACACTTGGCCGAGCCCTTGAGCTTCTATGGGGTTCTTGGGAGATTCCAAGGCTTTTAAGCTACAAACTAAGCTATGTAAGATTGTAAGTTATATAAGGGAGGGGAGGTCGAGTCCTAACATCTCTAATGTGTTATGGTCGAGTTTAAGCTTCAAGTAAAGGAAATTTCTTAGGTAACTCTACAAGAACTACTTGGTTGAGTCCTTGAAGAAAAGAATTGAACAAAGTACCAAGAACTAGACTCTTGTACTTGAAAGTACACTATACTAGGAAGGTCTAGTGGTAAATCAGCTTTAAGTATCACATCCTTTGGAAGTTGCTTGCTGCCTTTTCCTTTAATCCATTGCAGAACACCATGGGCTGTCACTTTATTGAATTTCCATTTTGTCTTGACAGCAGAGGACTTTTTTAAGTATATATATCAGGATTTATCTAGACCAGACCACTACTTCTAACATCAAAAACCATACCTACCACTCAGAAAATTATAACAGAAATCATGTCAAGATTATCAAAACATAGAAGAAACCTCGTTTTGTTCAGAACAAGTTCAGGGTAAATCTGAAATGCCATAAATTTAACAAACACTTTTTGCCGCTACACTAATCCAAACAAGAACTTAGTACTTAACAGCAGCAATGATATCCAACTGAGAACCTAATTGTTTCTCGGCAGCTGCCTCAGCCTTAACCTTCAGTTTGTTTAGCTGCTTCTTCTTCTCATAAGCAACCTGGGCCCTCTCCTTTCTCTTTGCCTCCAATTCCTGTTAATAAATAAAGTGCTCAGATACCAACGATGGATCACATAACCAAGAAATTTCAAGCCCGGTTTATTCAGTCCTCCAGGAGGGCCTAAATTGCAAGCAAGATGTGCATTGCAGTAATAATGTACATCAAGAGTATGATCACTTTTCTTAATCATGGATATTTGTTTGCAGtccaaatttaaaaaacaagaaTTAACACGTGTGAGCCTTATCCGACAAACATTATATCATTTCAATACTCAAGGGAATGAAAATTAAGTAAACTGATATCCCACATTAGTTCCATAGTGACAGATAGATATAGCTGCAACTTCAAAAGTTTCTTGCATAAAATTATTACCTTAATGGTATCATAATAGTTCCAGCCAACCTCAGCTGAAAGCTGGCCCAACAAACAGTATTTGTGCCCAGCCTGAAGCCTCAAAACCCTGCACACGATACAAGGACAACCCAAAATGTCAAAATAATCAGCAatcagattattttttttgatgttCTCAATTGCACCGTCTAAAAGCATGCAACTCACTTGAGAGCATCAGGAATGACCATCCTCTTCATTTTGTCATATGGGGGAGGAACTCCCTCATACACCTTCAACCTTGCCAGAGCATTTGCTCCCCTCTTAATCTTGTGGGGAATCATCCTGCAATGCCCAATAAATATAAATCCATTGCTACATACTCACTCAAAACATAGACTTTAGCCATATTTGCACTACGAATAACCTTAATCCATTATACAGAAAACAATTCACAATTATACAATTTGAAATCTTTATCTCTTATAGGCAAATAAGTATACCGTttataataaagatcacacaaTTTGAAGACATCCGTTCTCTCATTACCCCCACCCCCAATCCCGCAGACAggatatttaaaacaaaaaaaaaaagataaaaaactcCACCCCCAAGCTGGAATAACACAACACCTATTCAATCAAACTGATACACAAAATAAATAGAAACTTTCCAATTCCTACTAAGTCGATAATTGACAACATTTGAAAGCCAACAATCAAGTAGAACACAATACACACTACATTTAAGTGGATAAATATTGATACAATCATAAGAATACATATTATTAAAGCTTCCATATAATTCTTAACATACATTATGCGTCATCAAAAATGTAATACAACAGAAtaaacaaaagtaaaaaaaataaaaaaaaaaaaaaaaaaagtacccGCGGATGGTGCGCCAGAGGATTTTAGCAGGAGCGCGGAAGTGAATGGGGCCATGAGAAGGTTTGGTGTTCATACGCTTACGGAGAAAACGGAGATATTTCATCTTCTGACGAACAAGACCACCGGACAAGCAGATCTCCTCGCAGCGGACCACCACCACTTTCTGGCCATTCAGAAGCTCTTTGGCGATGATTGAAGCCAGGCGGCCCAACATGTGGTGGCGAGCATCCACCACCACTTGCTTCGCGCATATCCCTGATCCGTTTACCATCCCCTTATTTTTCTGATGAAGCTAAGCTGTGTTGTTTTCTTCTTAGGAGGAAGAGGAGGTGTGAGTGTAgggttttgtttttatatactGTATGTTTCACTGTCTTTTGGGGCTAGGCTAGGGTTTGTTGCTGCTTCTGTTGGGCCGGCTTAAGGTCCATAATACTTTCAGGCTGACTTGTATTAGCTTGTCTGTTGCTCATCAGTTCTGGGCTTCAACTAGGATCCCAAAATTCCCGACCAGCCCGATACAAATTAGGGGTGGTTTGGTTTGCAGGGTGGTATGTGTTTGGAATGAGAAAAGTGGTATGTGTTTGGTTGATTGCtagaattaatatatttaattttttaaaaataattatattaattaaaatattaataaaattattattgttatgtatttttgcattattgattatttttatattaaatattaatatgtaattgtttaaatagagacaaaaaaaaaatattaaactgaTACTCATACCCCCATCTCATACCCACTTTGTGGGTTTGAGGAATGGGTTTGAAAATTTGTTTTCTTACAACAATAAATCTTGGGCTACACCCTTATACACTACTAAAACACTACCCCTTTTTTAGGAGCTCACATGACCCACCACTTTtcattatctttttaatttaattaaggaaaaaaaatcagaaacttaaatatatacaaatttctCAGTGTCCTCACGGCTTCCATCATTCGACTCTTCTGTATTTCATCAGCTACTACAATTACATATACATagaatatacatacacatatttcACAATTTCTATTAATTAGTAGTCATATATTATACACAGATCAATGATCCCGATTTTGAAAACCAGTCTATGGAAGCAGCAGCATGGCCAGTGTATATAAAAACAAACTAACCTCTAAAAAATACAGTAACAATAGTAGTTAGTAATATCAAttagaaattatttttaaaatgatgaatacaaaatttatggttatatagtaataatataaaaagaaatagaaaaatagtaataaaagaaatttctcTGATTAGAGAaattttatgttaaaattatatttatttaagaaTGATATTTACAAAGATGTAATACATAACAATTATAGAGAAAACTAAATTTATGTTGAATCCTAAATTAATATTatgagaaaaatgaaaaatcaaacTTTAGGAAAATGAAACAAAAATGTAATAGTTGGTATTATTTAATTGAATacatttcaataaatttattagTATAAGTTTTTACAATAAatctatatttaaataaatttcaatgaatttatatttgaataaatttcaaataaatgaatataaaaacTACGTTGAAAACTGATTTGCTTTTCAATTTTAA
Coding sequences:
- the LOC108219970 gene encoding large ribosomal subunit protein uL13w; translation: MVNGSGICAKQVVVDARHHMLGRLASIIAKELLNGQKVVVVRCEEICLSGGLVRQKMKYLRFLRKRMNTKPSHGPIHFRAPAKILWRTIRGMIPHKIKRGANALARLKVYEGVPPPYDKMKRMVIPDALKVLRLQAGHKYCLLGQLSAEVGWNYYDTIKELEAKRKERAQVAYEKKKQLNKLKVKAEAAAEKQLGSQLDIIAAVKY